A portion of the Suricata suricatta isolate VVHF042 chromosome 11, meerkat_22Aug2017_6uvM2_HiC, whole genome shotgun sequence genome contains these proteins:
- the LOC115272018 gene encoding olfactory receptor 4P4-like has product MESHRNISEFILLGLSYNQNIQIFCFVFFLFCYVVILAGNLLILVSIRCSALFHQPMYYFLSHLSFMDICYTSCVTPKLIGDLLLAKKTISYDNCMLQVFAMHFFGIIEVFVLTVMAFDRYVAICKPLHYMLIMNRTRCNFFVLAAWAGGAVHSFSQFSMIFQLPFCGPNEIDHYYCDIFPLLKVAFTDTYITGVLVVANSGIVALVTFVLLFGSYVVILFTLRHHSAEGRRKALSTCGSHISVVILFFGPSIFAYLRPPTTFPEDKIFALLYTIIAPMFNPLIYTLRNTEMKNATRKVWCQKIFLEEKCN; this is encoded by the coding sequence ATGGAAAGTCATAGGAACATTTCAGAATTCATTCTTTTGGGACTTTCCTACAATCAGAACATACAAATATTTTGCTTCGTGTTTTTCTTGTTCTGTTATGTGGTCATCTTGGCGGGGAACCTTTTGATCCTTGTCTCCATTCGATGCAGTGCCCTTTTTCACCAACCGATGTACTATTTCCTCAGCCACTTATCCTTTATGGACATTTGCTACACCTCCTGTGTGACACCCAAACTGATAGGTGATCTGCTACTGGCCAAAAAAACCATCTCTTATGACAATTGCATGTTACAGGTCTTTGCCATGCACTTCTTTGGCATCATCGAGGTCTTCGTCCTCACAGTCATGGCATTTGATCGCTACGTTGCCATCTGCAAACCTCTCCACTACATGCTTATCATGAACAGGACAAGGTGCAATTTTTTCGTCTTGGCTGCTTGGGCTGGTGGGGCCGTccattctttttctcagttttccatGATATTCCAGTTGCCCTTCTGTGGTCCCAATGAAATCGATCACTACTATTGTGATATCTTCCCTCTGCTGAAAGTTGCCTTTACTGACACCTACATCACTGGTGTCCTGGTTGTTGCCAATTCAGGTATAGTCGCTTTAGTGACTTTTGTGCTCTTGTTTGGGTCTTATGTTGTTATATTGTTCACTTTAAGACATCACTCAGCTGAAGGAAGACGCAAAGCCCTCTCCACCTGTGGGTCCCATATTTCTGTGGTCATCTTATTTTTTGGGCCTTCAATCTTTGCCTACCTTCGACCTCCGACCACTTTCCCTGAGGACAAAATATTTGCTCTGTTGTACACCATCATTGCTCCCATGTTCAATCCCTTAATCTACACGCTGagaaatacagagatgaaaaatgCCACAAGAAAGGTTTGGtgtcaaaagatatttttagaagaaaaatgtaattga